Part of the Rhodococcus sp. OK302 genome is shown below.
GGGTCCGGAAGGCCGTGCAGCAGTGGGCATTACAGACGGTGTTGTGCGACTGTCCGTGGGCCTCGAAGATACGGTGGATCTGCTGGCAGATCTGAAGCGAGCTTTAGGCTAGATATTTCGACGTCTTACAACTCCGCCCGCCCGAGAAGTTTTCTCGGGCGGGCGGAGTTCTTTCACGGATCACACGGCTTCGATTACCGACTGCCCACTCGGCGTCCGGACGGTTTTCGTCGTCGTCACGCCCGCATTAGGGTCTGATTTGTCGACGGAGCGGAACTGCATGCGCGCCTCGTTCTGGTCGCACGAGAGGACGCCGTAGCCGTGGCTGACCATGTCGACATGCTTGACGTGCGGGTTCTTGGCCCGCCGGCTGATCTCCTCGGCGCGTGCACCCGGGATGTTGCCGCCGCTGCTACTGCCGGTCGCGCCGCCGTCCCCGGTATTCGGGGAAGTGACTGACGGAACGACGAACTCGACGCCTGCACGCTGGGTTCCCGGCGTGTTTCCCTGCTCACCGCTGAGCGTGCCCGGCGCGAACCCGGTGTCCCAGAGCTCGCCGGCCCACCCGTCGTGGTCGTCGCCGGTGACCAGGACCAGGTTCTCGACCGACTGGGCCGCGGTGGACAGGATCTCGGTTCGCTCGGCGCCGTACCCGTCCCAAGTGTCGTAGTAACCGCGGGCGCCGTCGTCCTGGGTCACCATGCCCATCATCATGCTGGCGTTCGCAATGACCTTCCACTGCGCGTCGGACTGGGTCAGGCCGCCCAGCAGCCAACTCTTCTGCGTCGCACCCAACATGGTCCGGCCCGGAGCGTCGGCGTCTGCGCAAACGGTGTGGTCGACGTCGCCGCCCGGTTGCACGTCGCGGTACTGCCGGCTGTCCGGGGCAAACAGTTCCACTGTCTTGCCTACCCGCAGCGAGCGGTACGTCCGCAGTGGGTCGTCGGAGAAGCGCGGCACCGGCATGTGCTCGAACCACGACTGCCACGCCCACTGCTTCTTCTGCTGGAATCCGAGCGCGGTATCGATCGGCGCGATCACCGGGAAGGTCCAGCCGTCCTGGCTGTAGTTGTTTCGGAACTCGTGGTCGTCCCAGATCGGGATGAAGGCGTGCTGGCTGTGCATCAGCTGCAGGTCCGCGTCCGTGCGGTACATGCGGTACTTCTCGCGCATGCCCTCGAGGTTCTGCGGGAACGGGTTGGTGTCAAGGCCCCGAACACCCGCCCCGGTGAACTCGTATACGTAGTCGCCGAGGCACACGACGAAGTCGAGATCCTCCGCGGCGAGGTGCCGATGCGCACTGTAGTAGCCCGTCTCATAGCCCTGACAGGTGAACCAGCCGATGCGGACCGGCTCGTTGGAATCGGCGGGCCGCAGCGTCCGGAAGCGACCGACCGGCGACTCGTTTCCGTCGCCGCGGAACTGGTAGTAGTAGGTCTCGCCCGGGGTCAGCCCGTTGGCGTCGAAATGCACTGTGCCGTCGGCATCTTCGCGAACCTGCACGCGCTCGGCGAGTACCGGGCTGGACAGGTCCTCACGCGTGGACACGATCAATGCCAGTTCGCCGCCGGCTGCGCTGCTGCTCCCGGCACTGCCCAAGCTGCCGGTGCTGCTGCCTAAGCTCCCCAAGCTGCCGGAACTGCTGCCCAGGCTGCCCGTGCTGCTGCCCAAGCTGCCGGAACTGCTTCCCGCGCTGCCGGTGCCGGATGCACCGCCGACCCGTGTCCACAGCGTCGCGCCGTCGGTACGGGGCACGCCGGCCATGACGCCGTTGCCGAATTCAGGGTTGCGGATCAACCCCGCCACAGTGTCCGGCGCCTGGCGCAGAAGGGGGGACGCGCCCGCCGTGGCGGGCAGCAAGCTGGCGCCACCGAGTGCGGCCAGGCCGGTCAGGACGGCGCGACGGGAGACATTGCGGGGACGAACTGACACGAGCCACCTCGGATGCGTAGGGGATTGACACTCAAGACCCTAGACGCTGAAATCCGATTTGTTGGACAAATGTTCATCTAGCCGAGGTGGCAATGATCCCCAGGATCAGGAATTGTTCGCGGCCTCACGGAACGGATCCGTCGTAGTCCCGACGAGGTCGGCCACAGATTCCAGCACGATGGTGGGCCGGTACGGGAAAAGTTCCACGGAAGCCCGTGTGGAAATTCCGGTCATCACAAGAATCGTCTGCAGTCCGGCTTCCAGACCGCACACGATGTCGGTGTCCATCCGATCACCGATCATCAAGGTATTGGCGGAATGAGCCCCGATCGCCCGCAGCGCCGACCGCATCATGAGGGCGTTCGGCTTACCGACGTAGTACGGTTCGCGCCCCGTGGCCTTGGTGATGAGGGCCGCGACGGAACCTGTGGCCGGGAGGGAACCGTCGCGTGAGGGTCCGGTGGCGTCCGGATTGGTGGCGATAAATCGTGAACCTCGCTCGACGAGCCTGATGGCCGTCGTGATCGCCTCGAACGAATAGGTGCGCGTCTCACCCAACACGACGTAATCGGGATCGCTGTCGGTCAGGACATATCCGATGTCGTGGAGGGCTGTCGTCAAACCGGATTCGCCGACGACATACGCACTGCCGTGAGGTCGCTGGTTGCCGAGGAATGTGGCCGTCGCAAGTGCAGATGTCCAGATCGATTTCTCGGGGATGTCGAGGCCGGAATTGAGCAAGCGGGCGCGCAGGTCTCGCGGTGTCCTGATGGAATTGTTGGTGAGCACCATGTACGGAATCTCGTTTGATGCCAACTCCGCGAGGAAGACGTCCGCACCGGGCACCAAGTGCTCTTCGTGGACAAGAACTCCGTCCATGTCCATCAGGTAGGTCCACTGGGTTTGATCCGCGGTCTTGGTCATATCTCCAGTATGTGGGAACGGCGACTGAAGTGGGCAGTTAAGCGAGCAAACGCCACAGACCGATCAAGCCGACGACGACGATAGTGCCGCGCAACGCGGTCGGTGAGAGTCGGCGACCGTAGCGGGCTCCGAGCACTCCTCCGGCGAGTGACCCCACGGCAATCAATCCCGCAGCAGCCCAGTTGATTTGATCGAATCGTAGGGTCGTGTACATGACGGCTGCGACGATATTGACGATCAGTGCGAGTAGGTTTTTGGCGCCGTTCATTCGCTGCAAGGTTTCGGGCAGGATGGCACCCATCACGCCTATCAGAAGAATGCCTTGCGCGGCGGTGAAATACCCGCCGTAGATGCCGACCGCAAACGTTCCGCCGGTCAGAAGCATCAGCCGTGTGGGCGAGAGTTCCATTTCGGCAGTGGAGCGCTTCTTCGCCCAGGCCTGGATACGTGGCTGCAGAACAACCAGTGCCAGAGCGAGGATCAGCAAAATCGGAACGATTGTTTCGAACAGTTTCTCGGGGAGATGCAGTAGCAGCCAGGATCCCAGAACAGCGCCCGCAAATGACGCCGGAATCTGCCAGCGCAGTCGATCCCATTGCCCCGACAGTTCGCGTCGATATCCCCAGGTTCCCGACACCCCGCCGGCAACCAGTCCGACGGCATTGGACATCGTCGCGGTTACCGGAGGCATGCCGAATGCAACGAGCGTCGGGAAGGTAATCAGGGTTCCGCTTCCCACGACGGCGTTGATTGCGCCCGCACCTACGCCGGCCAGCAGGATGATAAATGCGTCGAGTCCACTCACGTTGCAGACGGTACGGCAGGGCTGATCGGGGACCGCTCGGTGGCTCGGTACCGCAGTTTCGGCTCTTCCAGTCAACACCGTGTTTTGATCTTCGGACAGTGTTGAAATCAGTGCGAATTCAACCCCCGGCCGATTGCATTTCCCTTGCAACGCAGGGAAATACAACATTTGACGACGGCGAATTCTGCGTCTAGTCTTTGCTCACCATCCAGAGCGACCGAGAGACCTGGCTCGTCGACGTCGCAGCAACCCACCGAACCTTCGGGAGCGGGTGCTACCGCCAGGACCGATGGAAGGCATCACATGGGTTCCACTTCGCACGCGCCACACAGTCGGCGTCATATCGACCTGTGCCGCACGGCTTCGTGCCACTGTCTCTGACTCTCGATCACCTTCCGCCCCCGCGCAGTTGCGTTCCCCCTTCCCGAAAGGCCTATTTGTGATGTCCATACCGCCAGGTAGCGCGCAGTGAGCGCACCCACTGATGTCCGTCCCGACGAGTCGGTAGCCGAACAGAAACTCCCGGATTCGGAGCTTGTAGTCGCTCGAACCTGGCATCCGTTTCGGTGGGTGATCAGCGCGATCGTGCTCGTTCTTCTTGCCCAGTTCATTCACGGACTTGTTGTCAATCCGGGCTGGGACTGGCCGACATTCGCCCAGTACTTCACCGCGAAATCGGTGCTGGCTGCGCTGTGGATGACGATCAAGCTGACGTTGTGGGGAACGTTCCTCGGGTTCGGCCTCGGTGTCTTCCTGGCGCTCGGCCGACTGTCGAAGAATCCTGTACTGCAGGTGATCGCCTGGACCTACATCTGGGCGTTCCGCTCGATTCCGCTGATCGTGCAGTTGCTCTTCTGGTTCAACATCACGTACCTCTACCAGACGCTTTCTCTCGGAATACCGTTCGGCCCGGAGTTCTTCACGTTCCAGGTCAGTGGTGTAATCGGTGGATTCACTGCAGCAGTAATAGGTTTGGCACTACACCAGGCTGCGTACTCGGCGGAGATCATCCGATCCGGCATCATCTCGGTAGATCACGGACAGATCGAAGCGGCCCATTCTCTCGGTATACCTCGCAGTCGACAGTTCTTCAAAATCATTCTGCCGCAGGCGATGCGGGCGATACTTCCCAACGCTGCCAATGAAGTGATCGGACTTTTCAAGGGCACGTCCATCGTCTCGACCATGGCGATCGCCGAGCTGTTCTATCAGGTGCAGGTCATCTTCGGGCGCAACGGCCGAGTGGTTCCACTGCTGATGGTCGCAACCATCTGGTACATCATTCTCACCACACTGCTGTCCATCGGCCAGTACTACGTCGAGAGGCACTACGCCCGTGGGTCGGCACGTGCTCTCCCGTTGACCCCTTTGCAGAAGGTGCGCAACAAGTTCGAAGAGATTCGCGATGCGCGTCTCGACATTCCGAGAGGTGCTACGCGATGACTGCAGAACTGATCGACAATGCGGCGTATGCCGTTGAAGCGCGTGGGATCCATAAGTCATTCGGCGCCTTGGAAGTGCTTGCCGGAGTTGACCTCCTGGTCCGCAAGGGCGAGGTGACGGTCATCCTCGGGCCGTCCGGTTCCGGCAAGTCCACACTGCTGCGCACTCTCAATCATCTCGAGAAGGTCGATCGTGGCACCGTGCGCATCGACGGAGAACTGATCGGATACCGGCGCAAGGGAAATCGGCTCCACGAACTCCGCGACCGCGAGATTCTGAAGCAGCGCTCGCGCATCGGGTTCGTGTTCCAGAACTTCAACTTGTTCCCACATCTGACCGCACTCGAGAACGTCGTGGAAGCACCACTGTCGGCGCAGAAGCGCGACCGTGACGAGGTATACCGAGAAGCGAGGGCTTTGCTCGAAAGGGTGGGCGTAGCCGACAAGGCCGACCAATATCCGCGGCAGCTTTCCGGTGGCCAGCAGCAGCGTGTTGCTATCGCCCGAGCCTTGGCACTGCGGCCCGCAGTGATTCTCTTCGACGAACCGACGTCGGCGCTCGACCCCGAACTGGTCGGCGAAGTTCTCGAGGTACTGGCCCAATTGGCCCGTGACGGAGCCACTCTGGTCATCGTCACCCACGAGGTCGGGTTTGCCCGCGAAGTCGCCGATACCGCCGTGTTCATGGACGGCGGGGTGATCGTCGAGCAGGGTCCTCCATCACAGGTTATCGACAATCCGGTCCACGAACGCACCAAAGCTTTTCTCTCTCGCGTCCTCTGACGCGCTCATAGTCGTTTCCCGAAAGGAATTCTTGATGTTCTCCTCATCCCGTCGCGCTACCTTTCTTATCTCGGGTCTTGCAGTTGTCGGACTCCTGAGTGCTGCGTGCAGCAGTGCCGATGCCGAACCTGATGGCGGAAACACCACTGCTGCTGCGGGTTACAACCTCACTGTGGATCAGAATCGCATTACCGCCGATCGAGTGGACGTGATCGCAGCCGAGGTGCCCCAAGCTATTCGCGACCGTGGCACTCTGCGTGTCACCGGTAGTGCCGGATCTGCTCCGCCTCTGAGGTTCTACGCCGACGACGACAAGACATTGATCGGATCCGAAACCGACTTCGCCTACCTGATCGGTGACGTTCTCGGGTTGAAGGTAGACCTGCAGACAGCCGACTGGGCGCAGAATTTTGTTCGCATCGATTCCGGTGAGGCGGACGCATTCCTGTCCAATGTGACTGTCACAGAAGAACGTAAGGAAAAGTATGACTTCGCGACCTATCGCCTCGACACTTTGGCCTTCGAAGCGAAGAAGGGATCGGGAATCTCCATCAAGGACCCCCAGGACGTCGCGGGACTCAAGATAGCCGTCGGATCCGGAACCAATCAGGAAGCGCTGCTGGTCAAATGGAGTGAGCAGAACGTCGCGGCCGGCTTGGCGCCCACCGACATTTCCTACTACCAGAACACCACTGACTACTACCTGCCTTTGCAGTCCGGTCGTATTGACGCGTACTTCGGTCCGAACCCGTCTTCACAGTTCCATGCCAAGCAGTCGGGTGAAACCGAGGTGGTGGGGGAGTTCTCCGGCGCCGGTGACACTCTGCAAGGTCAGATTGCAGTGTTGGTGAAGAAGGACACCGGACTGATCAAGGCAATCAACGACGCCATCAACCTCACGATCGAAAACGGCACGTACCAGCAGATCCTCGAACGCTGGAATATCACCAGCGAAGCTGTGGACACCTCGCTGATCAATCCGCCCGGTCTCCCGAAGACCAAGTGAGCCGAGACAATGAGTGACATCGTCGATGTGATTGTCATCGGTGGAGGGCTCGTCGGGTCCTCCGCCGCCTGGCAACTCGCCAAGCGAGACCGAAGCGTCGTTCAGCTCGAGCAGTACGGTCCGAAGCACAAACATGGTGCATCGCACGGCACCTCACGCATCTACCGGCAGGCCTACGACAATCACCTGTACACCGGCTTGGCTGCTGCGGCTTTGCCGCTGTGGCGGGAACTGGAGACCACAACCGATATCGGTTTCCTCGAGTTGACCGGGGCCGTCGACCATGGATTACCCGAAGCGGTTCTGAGTAAGGCGCGCATTCTGGTGGAGGCCGGAATCAAGGGTGAGATCCTGACTCCGGCCGAGGCATCCGCTCGTTGGCCGGGACTGCGATTCGACACCACCGTGCTGCATCACCCCGATGCGGGACGATTGCACGCCGACCGGGCGGTGACCGCGCTGAAGGCGGGAGCGGCATTCGCGGGAGCCGAGGTTCGCCACAACACGCGCGTGCTGTCGGTCGTGGAAGCGTCGTACGGTGTCGACGTCATCACTGACGGCGAGGCGCTACGGGCTCGGCATGTCGTGATTGCAGCCGGCGCGTGGACTGGAGAGTTGATCGATCGGAGCGGATTCCGTTCTGCGATCGAGTTGCCGACATTGGTTACGACGCAGGAACAGCCGGCACATTTTGCTCCTCTTGATCCGGGTGTTCATTGGCCCAGCTTCGTTCATCACGCCGGGGCTGAGTTGACCACTGCCGGGATCTACGGACTCGGATCCGATGATGGCATCAAGATCGGCGAGCATGCGACCGGCCCGGTCGTGACTCCGGAAACGCGAGACTACATCGCTGATGCTGCCGGTCAGCATCGGCTGGTGGAGTACGCCGAATCATGGTTGCCCGGTGTGGATTCGGCATCGGTGGAATCGGTCACCTGCCTGTACACCAGCACTCCGGACAGTAATTTCGTCATCGACCGCGTCGGCGCCGTCACCGTCGCCGCAGGCTTCTCGGGCCACGGATTCAAATTCGGGCCGGCGCTGGGCGAACTCGTATCGGATCTGGTAGACGGAAATACATTGCCTCCGGACCTGTTTCGACTGGGCGAGCGAGGAAAATGACCGAAAGACTTGATTCGAGAAATGGAGGAAACGCCGTGACTCTGGAACTCGCGGGAATCGGCGGTGTCGAGGTTCGTTCGGTGTCACAAACGGATCCGTTGGCCGCGCCGCTCATCGCGGAACTTGCCGACGAATACAGTTCGAGATACGGCGGAACTCGTGAAGCCGTGTTCGAGGATCTGACAACGTACCCGGCGGAAGAATTTGCGACGCCGTGCGGAGCGCTGCTGGTTCTGGTTCACGATGGTCAGCCGATTGCCGGTGGAGCATTTCGTCAATTCGATTCCGTTACTGCGGAATTGAAGAGGATCTGGACGTCGTCGGACCACCGGAGGCGAGGCCTCGGAAAGATTGTCGTCCGAGAACTGGAACTGGAGATCGCGCGTCGTGGCTACCGCAAGGTGTACCTGACGACGGGTCCACGGCAACCCGAAGCGGTGGCGCTGTATCTGTCTTGCGGATACACACCGTTGTATGACGCGACGCTGTCACCCCTCGAAGTGGGTATTCACCCGTTCGAGAAGGAACTGCGGATCCGGCACGACTATGACAGAAGGGTGCCGGCAGCCCTGCCCAAGACCGTCTCGAGGGATCGAGACGCCTGGCTCCACGAAGTCGCAGCAAGCTTGCGAGTAATCGGGTGAGTCACTCAACACGAAAGGCTGAACATGTCCGAGCGTAATTCCGAAGCATTTCTGGTCGGCCTCGAATTCGAGGGCACCGGAGTGCATCCCCATTCTTGGCGCCGCGAGGATTCGCGGGCCGAAGAACTCTTCACAGCGTCGTACTGGGTGGACCTTGTGACGGCCGCTGATCGCGGCGGAGTAGACCTCGCCTTTTTTCCGGATTCGTTTGCCCTGCAGGCAGAGGGCCGGCAGGCGACGCGTGGACGGCTCGAAGCGGTCGCGACCGCTGCTCGGCTGAGCGCAGTGACATCGCGGATCGGATTGATTCCCACCGCAACTGTCACACACACCGAACCGTTCCACATCTCCAAGGCAATCGCGAGCATCGACTTCTCTTCCTCCGGTAGGGCCGGGTGGCAGGTCGAGGTGTCGGATACCGACGTGGAGGTGTCCCTGTTCGGCCGGAAGACTCTGCAGAGCAACGAATCTTTGTGGGAGGAAGCGTCAGAAGCCATCGAGGTGGTCAGCCGGCTGTGGGACAGCTGGGAGGACGATGCCGAGATCCGTGACGCCGCGACCGGCCGATTCATCGATCGGGACAAGCTCCACTACATCGACTTCGAAGGAAAGAACTTCTCGGTCAAGGGGCCGTCCATTACCCCGCGTTCGCCGCAGGGACAGCCGCTGATCACCGTGGATGCGAGCCGCCTCGAGGCACGCGAGTTGGCCGTACAGCGCGGCGATCTCATCCGAATCTCTGCCTCCGACGTCAACGAGGCCAGTGCTACCGCTCGGCTGGTCCACGACCACGCTGCGAAGATCGACCGGTGCGTGCGAGTTCTGCTTGACGTCGACGTCCTGCTCGGGGCCGATCGGGGAGCGGCGGACGACGCGTTGGCCGAACTCGAAGAATGGGCCGCCGCGCCCTATGTACCGAAATCTCTGTTCTACCGCGGTGATTCCGCCGGGCTCATCGCTCTGCTTCGCGAGATTCGTGGAAATTCTGGTCTCGACGGTGTGGTCCTGCGACCGCTGGCCTTGGCATCCGGAGTGGAAAAGATCGCCGCCGACGTGCTGCCAGAACTGAATCTGCGACCGAGAACCGGCCCGACCCTACGCGAGCGGCTGGGATTCGAACTTCCCGTCAATCAGTTTGCGTAACAAATATTAAGGAAAATTGATGACGCAGAACAGGATTCGCAAGCAAGTTCACCTGGGCGCGCACTTTCCCGGAGTGAACAACACCACGGTGTGGACCGACCCGGCTTCGAAGAGTCAAATCGATTTCAGCTCGTTCGAGCACCTTGCGCGCAGCGCTGAGCGCGGATTGTTCGACTTCTTCTTTCTTGCAGAAGGATTGCGGCTTCGCGAACATCAAGGCAAGGTTCACGACCTCGATGTTGTCGGGCGGCCCGACACCTTCAGCATCCTCAACGCAGTAGCGGGCGTGACCACACACCTCGGTGTGGCCGGAACGATCAACACCACCTTCAATGAACCCTACGAGCTGGCCAAACAGTTCTCCAGCCTCGATCATCTCTCCGACGGTCGCGCTGCCTGGAACCTGGTCACGTCCTCCGACGCCTTCACCGGAGAGAACTTCCGTCGCGGTGGGTATCTGGAGCACTCCCAGCGTTATGCCCGTGCCAATGAATTGGTAGATGCGGTACGGACCCTGTGGGACAGTTGGAGCACCGATCGACCACTGGTCGATCGTGAACGCGGGATTTTCGCAACAGATCAGCAGGTCGGCCAGTTCTCGCATACCGGAGAACAGTTCGACATCTCGGGGCGTTTCGAACTGCCGCGCAGTCCGCAAGGGCATCCAGTTTTGTTGCAAGCAGGCGATTCCGACGAAGGTCGAGAGTTCGGTGCCGCCAAGGCCGACGCCATCTTCACCGGTCACGGAACCCTCGACGCCGGCAAAGCCTTCTACGCAGACGTGAAGGGGCGTCTCGCCAAGTACGGACGAACGCACGCCGACCTCAAAATTCTCCCCGCCGCCACCTTCGTCCTCGGTGACAACGCTGCCGACGCACAGGAGAAGGCGTATCAGATCCGGAGGCAGCAGGTCGGCCCCCAGACCGCCATCGCCTTCCTCGAACAGGTGTGGGGCAGAGACCTTTCGCAGTACGACGCCGACGGTCCGCTTCCGAAGGAAGATCCGACGGACGACGTCAACATCACGCGTGGACGCGTCCGCCATGTCAAGGATCCCCGTGCTGTGGCGGATCAGTGGCGCGCAAAATCGGAGGCGGAGAACCTGAGCATCCGCGAACTCATCATCGAAGTGACTGCCCGCCAACAGTTTGTGGGTAGCGCTGCGGAGGTGGCAGCTGAGATCGACAGCTACGTTCAGAGCGATGCCAGTGACGGCTTCATCCTCGTTCCTCACCTCACGCCGGCTGGCCTCGACGAGTTCATCGACACCGTGGTGCCGGAACTGCAGGACCGCGGCAGTTTCCGCACCGAATACGCCGGAACCACACTGCGCAGCCACCTGGGTTTGCGCCATCCCCACGAGCAGGCTGAAGGAGTCCGCGCATCATGACCGAAACCGATATTTCCGCCGACACGTTTGTCGACGACTGGAATACATGGCATGCACTGCGCGATAACACATTCCGTGAACCGCTGGGCTGGCTGAGTCTGACTGCACTGCACTGGCTGGTCGACGCCTATTCGACGTTTCCGGACCTACCGGGGGCGTGGCGAGCAGACCCGGACATCGTGGTCATCACTGCCGAACTGTCGGATGACCTTTCGGTCGACGGGGCCGCGGTGGATGGTTCCGCGACCATCACACCAGTCGAAGGTGCGCCGGGAATTATCGTGAAGCACGGACCTCGACTCATCGAGGTGATTCGTCGTACCGGCAATGTTGCTCTGCGGATTCATGAT
Proteins encoded:
- a CDS encoding alkaline phosphatase D family protein, with the translated sequence MSVRPRNVSRRAVLTGLAALGGASLLPATAGASPLLRQAPDTVAGLIRNPEFGNGVMAGVPRTDGATLWTRVGGASGTGSAGSSSGSLGSSTGSLGSSSGSLGSLGSSTGSLGSAGSSSAAGGELALIVSTREDLSSPVLAERVQVREDADGTVHFDANGLTPGETYYYQFRGDGNESPVGRFRTLRPADSNEPVRIGWFTCQGYETGYYSAHRHLAAEDLDFVVCLGDYVYEFTGAGVRGLDTNPFPQNLEGMREKYRMYRTDADLQLMHSQHAFIPIWDDHEFRNNYSQDGWTFPVIAPIDTALGFQQKKQWAWQSWFEHMPVPRFSDDPLRTYRSLRVGKTVELFAPDSRQYRDVQPGGDVDHTVCADADAPGRTMLGATQKSWLLGGLTQSDAQWKVIANASMMMGMVTQDDGARGYYDTWDGYGAERTEILSTAAQSVENLVLVTGDDHDGWAGELWDTGFAPGTLSGEQGNTPGTQRAGVEFVVPSVTSPNTGDGGATGSSSGGNIPGARAEEISRRAKNPHVKHVDMVSHGYGVLSCDQNEARMQFRSVDKSDPNAGVTTTKTVRTPSGQSVIEAV
- a CDS encoding HAD-IIA family hydrolase, producing the protein MTKTADQTQWTYLMDMDGVLVHEEHLVPGADVFLAELASNEIPYMVLTNNSIRTPRDLRARLLNSGLDIPEKSIWTSALATATFLGNQRPHGSAYVVGESGLTTALHDIGYVLTDSDPDYVVLGETRTYSFEAITTAIRLVERGSRFIATNPDATGPSRDGSLPATGSVAALITKATGREPYYVGKPNALMMRSALRAIGAHSANTLMIGDRMDTDIVCGLEAGLQTILVMTGISTRASVELFPYRPTIVLESVADLVGTTTDPFREAANNS
- a CDS encoding sulfite exporter TauE/SafE family protein — protein: MSGLDAFIILLAGVGAGAINAVVGSGTLITFPTLVAFGMPPVTATMSNAVGLVAGGVSGTWGYRRELSGQWDRLRWQIPASFAGAVLGSWLLLHLPEKLFETIVPILLILALALVVLQPRIQAWAKKRSTAEMELSPTRLMLLTGGTFAVGIYGGYFTAAQGILLIGVMGAILPETLQRMNGAKNLLALIVNIVAAVMYTTLRFDQINWAAAGLIAVGSLAGGVLGARYGRRLSPTALRGTIVVVGLIGLWRLLA
- a CDS encoding amino acid ABC transporter permease, which produces MSAPTDVRPDESVAEQKLPDSELVVARTWHPFRWVISAIVLVLLAQFIHGLVVNPGWDWPTFAQYFTAKSVLAALWMTIKLTLWGTFLGFGLGVFLALGRLSKNPVLQVIAWTYIWAFRSIPLIVQLLFWFNITYLYQTLSLGIPFGPEFFTFQVSGVIGGFTAAVIGLALHQAAYSAEIIRSGIISVDHGQIEAAHSLGIPRSRQFFKIILPQAMRAILPNAANEVIGLFKGTSIVSTMAIAELFYQVQVIFGRNGRVVPLLMVATIWYIILTTLLSIGQYYVERHYARGSARALPLTPLQKVRNKFEEIRDARLDIPRGATR
- a CDS encoding amino acid ABC transporter ATP-binding protein, whose amino-acid sequence is MTAELIDNAAYAVEARGIHKSFGALEVLAGVDLLVRKGEVTVILGPSGSGKSTLLRTLNHLEKVDRGTVRIDGELIGYRRKGNRLHELRDREILKQRSRIGFVFQNFNLFPHLTALENVVEAPLSAQKRDRDEVYREARALLERVGVADKADQYPRQLSGGQQQRVAIARALALRPAVILFDEPTSALDPELVGEVLEVLAQLARDGATLVIVTHEVGFAREVADTAVFMDGGVIVEQGPPSQVIDNPVHERTKAFLSRVL
- a CDS encoding ABC transporter substrate-binding protein; protein product: MFSSSRRATFLISGLAVVGLLSAACSSADAEPDGGNTTAAAGYNLTVDQNRITADRVDVIAAEVPQAIRDRGTLRVTGSAGSAPPLRFYADDDKTLIGSETDFAYLIGDVLGLKVDLQTADWAQNFVRIDSGEADAFLSNVTVTEERKEKYDFATYRLDTLAFEAKKGSGISIKDPQDVAGLKIAVGSGTNQEALLVKWSEQNVAAGLAPTDISYYQNTTDYYLPLQSGRIDAYFGPNPSSQFHAKQSGETEVVGEFSGAGDTLQGQIAVLVKKDTGLIKAINDAINLTIENGTYQQILERWNITSEAVDTSLINPPGLPKTK
- a CDS encoding FAD-dependent oxidoreductase, with the translated sequence MSDIVDVIVIGGGLVGSSAAWQLAKRDRSVVQLEQYGPKHKHGASHGTSRIYRQAYDNHLYTGLAAAALPLWRELETTTDIGFLELTGAVDHGLPEAVLSKARILVEAGIKGEILTPAEASARWPGLRFDTTVLHHPDAGRLHADRAVTALKAGAAFAGAEVRHNTRVLSVVEASYGVDVITDGEALRARHVVIAAGAWTGELIDRSGFRSAIELPTLVTTQEQPAHFAPLDPGVHWPSFVHHAGAELTTAGIYGLGSDDGIKIGEHATGPVVTPETRDYIADAAGQHRLVEYAESWLPGVDSASVESVTCLYTSTPDSNFVIDRVGAVTVAAGFSGHGFKFGPALGELVSDLVDGNTLPPDLFRLGERGK
- a CDS encoding GNAT family N-acetyltransferase codes for the protein MTERLDSRNGGNAVTLELAGIGGVEVRSVSQTDPLAAPLIAELADEYSSRYGGTREAVFEDLTTYPAEEFATPCGALLVLVHDGQPIAGGAFRQFDSVTAELKRIWTSSDHRRRGLGKIVVRELELEIARRGYRKVYLTTGPRQPEAVALYLSCGYTPLYDATLSPLEVGIHPFEKELRIRHDYDRRVPAALPKTVSRDRDAWLHEVAASLRVIG
- a CDS encoding LLM class flavin-dependent oxidoreductase; protein product: MSERNSEAFLVGLEFEGTGVHPHSWRREDSRAEELFTASYWVDLVTAADRGGVDLAFFPDSFALQAEGRQATRGRLEAVATAARLSAVTSRIGLIPTATVTHTEPFHISKAIASIDFSSSGRAGWQVEVSDTDVEVSLFGRKTLQSNESLWEEASEAIEVVSRLWDSWEDDAEIRDAATGRFIDRDKLHYIDFEGKNFSVKGPSITPRSPQGQPLITVDASRLEARELAVQRGDLIRISASDVNEASATARLVHDHAAKIDRCVRVLLDVDVLLGADRGAADDALAELEEWAAAPYVPKSLFYRGDSAGLIALLREIRGNSGLDGVVLRPLALASGVEKIAADVLPELNLRPRTGPTLRERLGFELPVNQFA
- a CDS encoding NtaA/DmoA family FMN-dependent monooxygenase (This protein belongs to a clade of FMN-dependent monooxygenases, within a broader family of flavin-dependent oxidoreductases, the luciferase-like monooxygenase (LMM) family, some of whose members use coenzyme F420 rather than FMN.); protein product: MTQNRIRKQVHLGAHFPGVNNTTVWTDPASKSQIDFSSFEHLARSAERGLFDFFFLAEGLRLREHQGKVHDLDVVGRPDTFSILNAVAGVTTHLGVAGTINTTFNEPYELAKQFSSLDHLSDGRAAWNLVTSSDAFTGENFRRGGYLEHSQRYARANELVDAVRTLWDSWSTDRPLVDRERGIFATDQQVGQFSHTGEQFDISGRFELPRSPQGHPVLLQAGDSDEGREFGAAKADAIFTGHGTLDAGKAFYADVKGRLAKYGRTHADLKILPAATFVLGDNAADAQEKAYQIRRQQVGPQTAIAFLEQVWGRDLSQYDADGPLPKEDPTDDVNITRGRVRHVKDPRAVADQWRAKSEAENLSIRELIIEVTARQQFVGSAAEVAAEIDSYVQSDASDGFILVPHLTPAGLDEFIDTVVPELQDRGSFRTEYAGTTLRSHLGLRHPHEQAEGVRAS